One genomic region from Spirulina subsalsa PCC 9445 encodes:
- a CDS encoding peroxiredoxin, translated as MAAIERVPDVVFKTRVRDESVPGPNPYRWEDKTTQEIFGGKKVVVFSLPGAFTPTCSSNHLPRYEELYEEFKAQGVDQIICVSVNDAFVMFQWGKQIGAKNVFLLPDGNGEFTRKMGMLVDKANLGFGMRSWRYSMLVNDGKIEKLFVEPGYSDNCPSDPFETSDADTMLAYLKGTESQGVSEPRLEFVG; from the coding sequence ATGGCTGCAATTGAAAGAGTGCCTGATGTCGTATTTAAAACCCGCGTGCGTGATGAGTCCGTGCCGGGTCCCAATCCCTACCGTTGGGAAGACAAAACCACTCAAGAAATCTTCGGCGGCAAAAAAGTAGTGGTATTCTCCCTTCCTGGAGCCTTCACCCCCACCTGCTCCTCTAACCACCTGCCCCGTTATGAAGAATTATACGAAGAATTCAAAGCCCAAGGCGTAGATCAAATCATCTGCGTTTCCGTGAACGATGCTTTTGTGATGTTCCAGTGGGGCAAACAAATCGGCGCGAAAAATGTGTTCTTACTGCCCGATGGCAACGGCGAATTCACCCGCAAAATGGGGATGTTAGTAGATAAAGCTAACCTCGGTTTCGGGATGCGTTCTTGGCGCTACTCCATGCTGGTGAACGATGGCAAGATTGAAAAACTGTTTGTTGAGCCCGGTTACTCTGACAACTGCCCCAGTGATCCCTTTGAAACCTCTGATGCAGACACCATGTTAGCGTACCTGAAAGGGACTGAATCTCAAGGTGTTTCTGAGCCTCGTTTAGAATTTGTGGGCTAG
- the trpS gene encoding tryptophan--tRNA ligase, with protein MSKKRVLSGVQPTGNLHLGNYLGAIRNWVESQQDYDNYFCVVDLHAITVPHNPASLAADTYAIAALYLACGIDLQYSTIFVQSHISAHSELAWLLNCVTPINWLERMIQFKEKAIKQGENVSVGLLDYPVLMAADILLYDADLVPVGEDQKQHIELTRDIVIRMNDQFGKPEQPVLKLPDPLIRKDGARVMSLTDGSKKMSKSDPSEQSRINLLDSPDAIAKKIKRCKTDPIKGLEFDNPERPECNNLLTLYALLSGQSKEAVAQECQDMGWGQFKPLLTETTIAALEPIQRKYQDIMADPGYLDGILREGRQKAEQSAQVVLERVKTALGFSLPL; from the coding sequence ATGAGTAAAAAGCGAGTTCTTTCAGGAGTTCAACCCACCGGGAATTTACATTTAGGCAACTATTTAGGGGCAATTCGGAACTGGGTGGAGTCTCAACAGGACTATGACAATTATTTTTGTGTGGTGGATTTACACGCCATTACAGTTCCCCATAACCCCGCCAGCTTGGCGGCTGATACTTATGCGATCGCCGCCCTCTATTTAGCTTGTGGCATTGACCTACAATATTCTACAATTTTCGTCCAGTCCCATATTTCCGCCCACAGTGAACTCGCTTGGTTATTGAACTGTGTCACCCCCATTAATTGGCTAGAACGGATGATTCAGTTTAAAGAAAAGGCGATTAAACAGGGGGAAAATGTCAGCGTGGGCTTATTGGATTATCCCGTGCTGATGGCGGCCGACATTTTGCTCTATGATGCAGATTTAGTCCCGGTGGGAGAAGACCAAAAGCAGCATATTGAGTTAACACGGGATATTGTCATTCGCATGAATGACCAATTCGGCAAACCGGAGCAACCAGTGTTAAAACTCCCGGATCCCTTAATTCGCAAGGATGGAGCGCGGGTGATGAGTTTGACCGATGGCAGCAAGAAAATGTCGAAGTCGGATCCCTCAGAGCAGAGTCGGATTAACCTGTTGGATAGTCCCGATGCGATCGCCAAAAAAATTAAACGCTGCAAAACCGATCCCATCAAAGGCCTAGAATTCGACAACCCCGAACGCCCCGAATGTAATAACCTCTTAACCCTTTATGCCTTACTCTCTGGGCAAAGTAAAGAAGCCGTCGCCCAAGAATGTCAAGATATGGGCTGGGGGCAATTTAAACCCCTGTTAACAGAAACCACCATTGCGGCACTAGAACCCATCCAAAGGAAATATCAGGACATTATGGCAGATCCGGGCTATTTAGACGGTATTTTACGGGAAGGTCGCCAGAAAGCCGAACAGAGCGCCCAAGTCGTGTTAGAGCGAGTCAAAACCGCGTTAGGCTTTTCCCTGCCCTTGTGA
- a CDS encoding Fur family transcriptional regulator, producing MQQQADQIVKTMKSKGLRVTPQRFAVYANLLERKDHPTAEQILQDLNQEAPRSSQATVYSSLQALCQVNLVKAVLLEEGVCRYDANVNRHHHFRCKCCGKIEDIPWEDFPEMTFERLRPGLQVEGYEVTVHGVCDRCEYSRE from the coding sequence ATGCAGCAGCAAGCGGATCAAATCGTTAAAACCATGAAAAGCAAGGGCTTACGGGTGACACCTCAGCGATTTGCCGTTTATGCCAATTTGCTGGAACGGAAGGATCACCCGACGGCTGAACAAATTTTGCAAGATTTAAACCAAGAAGCGCCGAGGTCTTCTCAGGCGACGGTGTATAGTTCTCTACAGGCTTTGTGTCAGGTGAATTTAGTCAAGGCGGTGTTATTGGAGGAGGGGGTTTGTCGGTATGATGCCAACGTCAACCGCCATCACCATTTCCGTTGTAAATGTTGTGGCAAAATTGAGGATATTCCTTGGGAAGATTTTCCAGAAATGACCTTTGAGCGATTGCGTCCCGGTTTACAGGTGGAGGGGTATGAGGTGACAGTGCATGGGGTGTGCGATCGCTGTGAATATTCTAGGGAATAG
- a CDS encoding Ppx/GppA phosphatase family protein has protein sequence MLDPIAPWPTVDHSPDLQITEEVRLAAIDIGTNSIHMVVVRIDPHLPAFTIIAREKDTVRLGDSDPKTGDLTPEAVERAMTTLARCQNLATSFGAQYIVAAATSAVREAPNGNEFIKRVDKELGLQIDLISGPEEARRIYLGVLSGMEFDPTPHVIIDIGGGSTELVLCDRQEARFLSSTKVGAVRLTHEFITTDPISSQELTYLRAYVRGMLERPVEQIQKGLEAGEVPRLVGTSGTIETLAVLHAKMTTGNPPNPLQGYRISQETLLDLTHTLASSDYSDRLNLPGMSERRAEIIVAGAVILTEAMQMLDLKEIIICERALREGMIVDWMLSHGLISDRLRFQSEVRERSVYKIARKYKVKMDYSERVAQFALSLFDQLHDKLHYWNEEERELLWAAGMLHNSGLYISHSAHHKHSYYLIRHAELLGFTETEIEVIANIARYHRKNKPKKKHENYQNLPNKHYRHVVDQLSAILRLAVACDRRQIGGVASIDCDYYPHHKELILYLTPRISGDDCGLEKWNLEYKKDVFEEEFGVKVQVEVQGS, from the coding sequence ATGCTTGATCCTATTGCACCTTGGCCGACGGTAGACCATTCCCCTGACCTGCAAATTACCGAAGAAGTTCGCCTAGCGGCGATTGATATTGGGACTAACTCCATTCATATGGTGGTAGTCCGGATTGATCCACATCTTCCGGCCTTTACGATTATTGCGCGGGAAAAGGATACGGTGCGTTTAGGGGATTCTGACCCCAAGACGGGGGATCTCACCCCAGAAGCGGTGGAACGGGCGATGACGACTCTGGCACGCTGTCAGAACTTAGCGACCAGTTTTGGGGCGCAATATATTGTAGCGGCGGCCACCAGTGCGGTGCGGGAAGCTCCCAATGGCAATGAGTTTATTAAACGGGTGGATAAGGAGTTAGGGTTACAAATTGACCTGATTTCAGGGCCGGAGGAGGCGAGACGGATTTATTTAGGGGTTTTGTCGGGGATGGAATTTGATCCGACTCCCCATGTGATTATTGATATTGGTGGCGGGTCTACGGAGTTGGTTTTGTGCGATCGCCAAGAAGCCCGTTTTCTCAGTAGTACCAAAGTGGGGGCGGTGCGTTTAACCCATGAGTTTATCACGACAGATCCCATTAGCTCCCAAGAGTTAACCTATTTACGGGCTTATGTGCGGGGGATGTTAGAACGCCCAGTCGAACAGATTCAAAAGGGGCTAGAAGCGGGGGAAGTTCCCCGTTTAGTCGGGACTTCCGGGACGATTGAAACCTTGGCTGTCCTCCACGCTAAGATGACCACAGGCAATCCTCCCAATCCTCTCCAAGGGTATCGGATTAGCCAGGAAACCTTACTAGACCTGACTCATACCCTCGCGAGTTCTGATTATAGCGATCGCCTAAACCTGCCCGGAATGTCGGAAAGACGCGCTGAGATTATTGTAGCGGGGGCGGTAATTCTGACGGAAGCCATGCAGATGTTGGATCTTAAGGAAATTATCATCTGTGAACGAGCCTTAAGGGAAGGGATGATCGTCGATTGGATGCTGTCTCATGGTTTAATTAGCGATCGCCTCCGTTTTCAAAGTGAAGTCCGAGAACGCAGTGTTTATAAAATTGCCCGCAAATACAAAGTCAAAATGGACTATAGTGAGCGCGTGGCACAATTTGCCCTCAGTTTATTTGACCAACTCCACGACAAACTACACTACTGGAACGAAGAAGAACGAGAACTATTATGGGCGGCCGGAATGCTCCATAATAGTGGTCTTTATATTAGTCATTCTGCCCACCATAAACACTCCTATTATCTCATTCGTCATGCGGAGTTATTAGGCTTTACGGAAACGGAAATAGAAGTGATTGCTAATATTGCCCGTTATCACCGGAAAAATAAGCCTAAAAAGAAACACGAAAACTATCAAAACCTACCGAACAAGCACTATCGCCATGTTGTCGATCAACTTAGTGCTATTTTACGTCTTGCCGTAGCCTGTGACCGTCGGCAAATTGGAGGAGTCGCTTCCATTGACTGTGATTATTACCCCCACCACAAGGAATTAATTTTATATCTGACTCCCCGTATTTCTGGGGATGATTGTGGTTTGGAGAAATGGAATTTAGAGTATAAAAAGGACGTATTTGAGGAAGAGTTTGGAGTGAAAGTTCAGGTGGAGGTACAAGGGAGTTAA
- a CDS encoding histidine kinase dimerization/phosphoacceptor domain -containing protein: protein MVNDWRIWLEANPLRVTPETPLKEILARMQAAQCPENAPLALVGEQDRPLGLFSLETLLYGVLKGEEWLNLTVGEVMESLPPPVRVCGDCLVAPALDDSPYFPVVDEQDRFVGVIRQGNLRLYQTLEPMGREQAAEVEGEQFFGKMSQSLQEAFDLPRLLQKTVQEIQRLLGVDRVLVYQIQPQYIPLAPALGTKIAEAVGENLPPLTGVHFPSDNFPSSCSYCYQQGIIHSPGDTQQEEMPLCLHQFIEQSQSRGTLVVPILQRESLWGLLIVQQGRETRDWKRLEIRLLQRIAGQLAIATYQSELQDTLQQELYQRQQTQQALSISQQRLEYLLISSPGVLYTCNIQEGRATFISQNAEKLIGYSLAEMMQPGFWLQHLHPDDQALIEQSGLLNLLAQEHYHLEYRFLHQDGSYRWIYDQIKVIYDETGNPIEIIGYWLDISDRKVTEFKLRKSLQEKEILLKEIHHRVKNNLLVVSHLLEFQAEYLQSPELVKTLEDSQNRIYSMALIHEKLYHSTGLDLIDFGEYLTALLENLIETYQVSEQQIGFSLSIEPVFLNIETAQPCALIVNELLSNALKHAFPDGRKGQVYLELKQDAEQWIQIKVQDNGIGFPPSLDFRQVESLGMELVCTLTEQIEGKIKLDRTQGTCFELRFKELNYPQRV, encoded by the coding sequence ATGGTGAATGATTGGCGAATTTGGTTAGAGGCCAATCCTCTACGGGTGACTCCTGAGACTCCCCTTAAGGAAATTTTGGCCCGAATGCAGGCCGCCCAGTGCCCAGAAAATGCCCCTCTCGCCCTCGTTGGGGAGCAAGATCGACCCTTGGGGCTTTTTAGCCTCGAAACTTTGCTCTATGGTGTGTTAAAGGGGGAAGAGTGGCTGAATTTGACAGTGGGTGAGGTGATGGAATCCCTGCCTCCTCCGGTGCGAGTCTGTGGGGATTGTCTCGTTGCTCCTGCGCTGGATGATTCTCCCTATTTTCCGGTAGTGGATGAACAGGATCGATTTGTGGGGGTGATCCGTCAGGGGAATTTGCGATTGTATCAAACTCTTGAGCCTATGGGTCGGGAACAAGCGGCAGAGGTGGAAGGGGAGCAATTCTTCGGTAAAATGAGCCAATCTCTTCAGGAGGCGTTTGATTTACCCCGCTTGCTCCAGAAGACGGTACAGGAAATTCAAAGGTTGTTGGGGGTGGATCGGGTGTTGGTCTATCAAATCCAACCCCAGTATATTCCCTTAGCTCCGGCACTAGGGACAAAAATTGCTGAAGCGGTGGGGGAGAATCTTCCGCCTTTGACGGGAGTTCATTTCCCTTCGGACAATTTCCCCTCTAGTTGTTCCTATTGCTATCAACAAGGGATTATTCACAGTCCGGGGGATACACAACAGGAGGAGATGCCTTTGTGCTTGCACCAGTTTATTGAACAGTCTCAAAGTCGTGGGACGTTGGTTGTGCCTATTCTGCAACGGGAGAGTCTCTGGGGATTGTTAATTGTGCAACAAGGCAGAGAAACTAGAGACTGGAAACGCTTGGAAATTCGCCTTTTGCAACGGATTGCGGGTCAGTTGGCGATCGCAACTTACCAATCCGAACTTCAGGACACCTTACAGCAAGAACTCTACCAACGCCAACAAACTCAGCAAGCTTTATCTATCAGTCAACAGCGTTTAGAATACCTGCTCATCTCTAGCCCCGGTGTTCTTTATACTTGTAATATCCAAGAAGGGCGAGCGACGTTTATCAGTCAGAATGCCGAAAAGCTGATAGGTTATAGTCTTGCCGAAATGATGCAACCCGGTTTTTGGTTACAGCATCTTCATCCTGACGATCAAGCGTTAATTGAGCAATCTGGATTATTGAACCTTTTGGCACAAGAACACTATCATTTAGAATACCGTTTTCTCCATCAGGATGGCTCTTACCGTTGGATCTATGATCAGATTAAAGTGATCTACGATGAAACAGGCAACCCCATTGAGATCATCGGCTATTGGTTGGATATTAGCGATCGCAAAGTCACGGAATTTAAACTAAGAAAATCCCTCCAAGAGAAGGAAATCCTACTCAAAGAAATTCACCACCGGGTTAAAAATAACTTGCTTGTCGTTTCCCATCTGCTGGAATTTCAAGCGGAATATCTCCAAAGTCCTGAACTGGTTAAAACCCTCGAAGATAGCCAAAATCGGATTTATTCGATGGCATTAATTCATGAAAAGCTCTATCACTCCACAGGGCTAGATTTAATTGATTTTGGAGAATATCTCACCGCTTTATTAGAAAACCTGATTGAAACCTATCAAGTGAGTGAACAACAGATCGGATTTTCTCTTTCCATTGAGCCTGTTTTTCTCAATATTGAAACCGCCCAACCCTGCGCCCTAATTGTTAACGAACTCCTGAGTAATGCGTTAAAACACGCTTTTCCAGATGGCCGCAAAGGACAAGTTTATTTAGAGCTTAAACAGGATGCAGAACAATGGATTCAAATTAAAGTACAAGATAATGGCATTGGCTTCCCTCCATCTCTTGATTTTCGTCAGGTTGAATCATTAGGGATGGAGTTAGTCTGTACATTAACAGAACAAATTGAAGGAAAAATTAAGCTGGATCGAACTCAAGGAACTTGCTTTGAACTCAGGTTTAAAGAACTGAATTATCCCCAACGAGTTTAG
- the gltB gene encoding glutamate synthase large subunit, producing the protein MNSNKLPSKQGLYEPQFEHDACGVGFIVHKLGKKSHEIIEQALTILFNLDHRGACGCEPNTGDGAGILMQVPHKFLKKVAAAENINLPEPGQYGVGMIYSSRDPQQRQQSRQRFEQIVAEEGQQVLGWRDVPTNNSPLGATAQASEPFMEQVFIQRGANLTDDLAFDRKLYIIRKRSHEIRATGLDPCWYPASLSCRTMVYKGMLMPVQVGEYYPELHDPDMESALALVHSRFSTNTFPSWERSHPYRYIAHNGEINTLRGNINWMHARQSLFKSDLFGDDLEKIQPVINLEGSDSTIFDNALELLVLGGRSLPHAVMMMIPEPWTNHESMSAEKKAFYKYHSCLMEPWDGPASIAFTDGTMIGAVLDRNGLRPSRYYVTHDDLVIMASEAGVLPIEPERVAFKGRLQPGRMFLVNMAEGRIVADEEIKHSIASAQPYQEWIDQQMVNLADLKDAPTLQPLTDTLPLVQRQTAFGYTFEQLRILMTPMARDGVEAVGSMGTDTPLAVLSDRPKLLYDYFQQLFAQVTNPPIDSIREAIITSAETTIGAERNLLEPQPESCHLISLPTPILTDGELAKLKYVDEGGFKSITLPILFDPKAGVQGLEGRMEEIFSQASQAINDGINLIILSDRGVDTNHAPIPALLAVAGLHHHLIREGTRTRVGLILESGEPREVHHYATLIGYGCCAVNPYLAFETIDQMIQEGLLVNVEYDKACKNYIKAATKGVIKVASKIGVSTIQSYRGAQIFEAIGLDHSVVDKYFSWTASRIEGSDLEVITKEAILRHSHAFPDRPTNGHTLDVGGEYQWRKDGEAHLLSPEAIHSLQKAVQTGDYDLYKKYAVLINEQNKQYFTLRGLLEFKARDPIPLEEVEPIEAIMKRFKTGAMSYGSISKEAHESLAIAMNRIGGRSNTGEGGEDPERYTWTNERGDSKNSAIKQVASGRFGVTSLYLSQAKEIQIKMAQGAKPGEGGQLPGRKVYPWIAKVRHSTPGVGLISPPPHHDIYSIEDLAELIHDLKNANREARISVKLVSEVGVGTIAAGVSKAHADVVLISGFDGGTGASPQTSIKHAGLPWELGLAETHQTLVLNNLRSRIAVETDGQMKTGRDIAIATLLGAEEYGFSTAPLVTLGCIMMRVCHMNTCPAGIATQNPELRKNFIGDPEYTVNFMKFVAQELREIMAQLGFRTINEMVGRTDVLEAKQAVDHWKAKGIDLSKILYQPEVGPEVGRYCQMTQDHGLDKSLDMTTLLDLCKPAIENGEKVKATLPIKNTNRVVGTILGNEITKRHWDGLPEDTVHLHFQGSAGQSFGAFVPKGVTLELEGDANDYFGKGLSGGKVIVYAPPVSSFVPEENIIIGNVAFYGATGGEAYIGGVAGERFCVRNSGVRTVVEAVGDHACEYMTGGKVIVLGSTGRNFGAGMSGGIAYVLDEAGDFASRCNTEMSDLETLEDPEEITEIHQMIQNHAKYTQSRKAQQVLENWEEMRPKFVKVMPRDYKRVLQAIQKALQAGLSGDDALSAAFEENARDVARIGGS; encoded by the coding sequence ATGAACAGCAACAAGCTGCCGTCTAAACAAGGATTATATGAGCCACAGTTCGAGCATGACGCTTGTGGTGTTGGTTTTATTGTTCATAAGTTGGGGAAGAAATCACATGAAATTATCGAACAAGCCTTAACCATACTATTCAATCTAGACCACCGAGGCGCCTGTGGCTGTGAACCGAATACGGGCGACGGTGCTGGGATATTGATGCAAGTGCCGCACAAGTTTCTCAAAAAAGTGGCCGCCGCCGAGAATATTAATTTACCTGAACCCGGACAGTATGGGGTGGGGATGATTTATAGTTCCCGGGACCCCCAACAGAGGCAACAAAGCCGTCAGCGCTTTGAGCAGATTGTGGCCGAGGAAGGGCAACAGGTGTTAGGGTGGCGTGATGTTCCCACCAATAATAGTCCTTTGGGGGCAACGGCTCAAGCCAGTGAGCCTTTTATGGAACAGGTATTCATCCAACGGGGGGCTAATCTGACCGATGATCTGGCTTTTGATCGGAAACTCTATATTATCCGGAAGCGATCACACGAAATCCGGGCAACCGGTTTAGATCCTTGTTGGTACCCCGCCAGTCTCTCCTGTCGGACGATGGTTTATAAAGGGATGTTGATGCCTGTCCAGGTGGGGGAATATTACCCCGAACTCCATGATCCCGACATGGAAAGCGCTCTAGCTTTAGTGCATTCCCGCTTCAGTACCAATACATTCCCCAGTTGGGAGCGATCGCACCCCTACCGCTACATTGCCCATAACGGCGAGATTAACACCCTCCGAGGCAATATTAACTGGATGCACGCCCGCCAGTCCCTGTTTAAATCCGACCTGTTTGGGGACGACCTCGAAAAAATTCAGCCCGTCATCAACCTTGAAGGCAGCGACTCCACCATCTTTGATAATGCCCTAGAACTACTGGTTTTAGGCGGGCGCTCCCTCCCCCACGCCGTCATGATGATGATTCCTGAACCTTGGACCAATCACGAGTCCATGAGTGCAGAGAAAAAGGCGTTTTATAAATACCACTCCTGCTTAATGGAACCCTGGGATGGTCCAGCCTCCATTGCCTTCACCGACGGCACCATGATCGGCGCAGTCCTTGACCGCAACGGGTTACGCCCCTCCCGCTACTACGTCACCCATGATGACTTAGTGATTATGGCCTCGGAAGCGGGAGTATTACCCATCGAACCGGAACGAGTTGCCTTTAAAGGTCGCCTCCAACCCGGTCGGATGTTCTTGGTCAACATGGCCGAAGGGCGCATTGTCGCCGATGAAGAAATTAAGCACAGCATCGCCAGCGCCCAACCCTATCAAGAGTGGATTGACCAACAGATGGTTAATCTAGCCGACCTCAAAGACGCGCCCACCCTGCAACCTCTCACCGACACCCTGCCCCTCGTCCAACGTCAGACCGCCTTCGGCTATACCTTTGAGCAGTTGCGCATCCTGATGACCCCCATGGCGCGGGATGGTGTGGAAGCGGTGGGGTCGATGGGAACCGATACCCCCCTAGCGGTACTCTCCGACCGTCCCAAGTTGCTCTATGACTACTTCCAGCAACTATTCGCCCAAGTCACTAACCCCCCCATTGACTCCATCCGGGAGGCGATTATTACCTCCGCCGAGACAACCATTGGGGCGGAACGGAACCTACTGGAACCCCAACCCGAAAGCTGTCATTTGATTAGCCTACCGACCCCCATTCTGACCGATGGGGAGTTAGCTAAATTAAAATATGTAGACGAGGGCGGCTTTAAATCGATTACCCTGCCCATCCTCTTTGACCCTAAAGCCGGAGTTCAAGGGCTAGAAGGTCGGATGGAGGAGATATTTAGCCAAGCCAGTCAGGCCATTAACGACGGCATCAACCTAATTATTCTCTCCGACCGGGGCGTAGATACCAATCATGCCCCCATTCCCGCCTTATTAGCCGTTGCGGGGTTACACCATCACCTGATTCGGGAAGGCACCCGTACCCGTGTGGGCTTAATCCTAGAGTCCGGCGAACCTCGGGAAGTTCACCACTACGCCACCTTAATTGGCTATGGTTGCTGTGCCGTTAACCCTTACTTAGCCTTTGAAACCATCGACCAGATGATCCAAGAGGGCTTACTGGTGAATGTGGAATACGACAAGGCCTGTAAGAATTACATCAAAGCGGCGACTAAAGGCGTGATTAAAGTCGCCTCGAAGATTGGGGTTTCCACCATTCAAAGTTACCGAGGGGCGCAAATTTTCGAGGCCATTGGCTTAGATCATTCGGTGGTGGATAAATACTTCTCTTGGACTGCTTCCCGCATTGAAGGGTCAGATTTAGAAGTCATTACGAAAGAGGCTATTTTACGCCATAGCCACGCCTTCCCCGACCGTCCCACCAATGGTCACACCTTAGATGTGGGTGGGGAGTATCAATGGCGCAAAGATGGCGAGGCGCACCTGTTGAGTCCCGAAGCCATCCACAGCTTACAAAAAGCCGTGCAAACCGGGGACTATGACCTGTATAAGAAATATGCGGTCTTGATTAACGAACAGAACAAGCAGTATTTCACCCTGCGCGGTCTGTTGGAGTTCAAAGCCCGGGATCCCATTCCCTTAGAGGAAGTAGAACCCATTGAAGCGATTATGAAACGCTTCAAAACCGGGGCGATGAGTTATGGGTCGATTTCCAAAGAAGCCCACGAAAGCCTAGCCATTGCCATGAATCGCATCGGCGGCCGTTCCAACACTGGGGAAGGGGGGGAAGACCCAGAACGCTATACTTGGACTAATGAACGGGGCGACTCGAAAAATAGCGCCATTAAACAGGTGGCTTCGGGGCGCTTTGGTGTCACCAGTTTGTACTTGTCCCAAGCGAAAGAAATTCAGATCAAGATGGCGCAAGGGGCGAAACCCGGAGAAGGGGGACAACTGCCCGGCCGGAAGGTCTATCCTTGGATTGCTAAAGTGCGCCACTCAACCCCCGGTGTGGGTTTAATTTCCCCGCCGCCCCACCATGATATTTATTCCATTGAGGACTTAGCGGAACTCATCCACGACCTGAAAAACGCCAATCGGGAAGCCCGGATTAGTGTGAAGTTAGTCTCAGAGGTGGGAGTCGGAACGATTGCGGCCGGGGTATCCAAAGCCCACGCCGACGTGGTGCTGATTTCCGGGTTTGATGGGGGAACCGGGGCCTCTCCCCAGACCTCGATTAAGCACGCGGGCTTACCGTGGGAGTTAGGATTAGCCGAAACCCATCAAACCTTAGTGTTAAATAATCTGCGTTCTCGGATTGCCGTAGAAACCGATGGTCAGATGAAAACCGGGCGAGATATTGCGATCGCCACCCTCCTCGGCGCGGAAGAATACGGCTTTTCCACCGCCCCCCTCGTCACCCTCGGCTGCATCATGATGCGCGTTTGCCACATGAACACCTGTCCCGCAGGTATCGCCACCCAAAACCCCGAACTGCGCAAAAACTTCATCGGAGATCCCGAATATACGGTTAACTTTATGAAGTTTGTCGCCCAAGAATTACGGGAAATCATGGCGCAACTCGGATTCCGCACCATCAACGAAATGGTCGGTCGGACCGATGTATTAGAAGCCAAACAAGCGGTTGATCATTGGAAAGCCAAAGGCATTGATTTGTCTAAGATTCTCTATCAGCCCGAAGTGGGGCCTGAAGTAGGGCGCTATTGCCAAATGACCCAAGATCATGGCTTAGACAAATCCCTTGACATGACCACCCTGTTGGATTTGTGCAAACCTGCCATTGAAAACGGCGAAAAAGTGAAGGCCACCTTACCGATTAAAAACACTAATCGGGTAGTGGGGACGATTTTGGGCAACGAAATCACCAAACGTCACTGGGACGGCCTGCCGGAGGATACAGTGCATTTGCACTTCCAAGGCAGCGCAGGTCAAAGCTTTGGGGCCTTTGTTCCCAAGGGAGTCACCCTAGAGTTAGAAGGGGATGCCAACGACTACTTTGGAAAAGGACTCAGTGGCGGCAAAGTCATTGTTTATGCTCCCCCCGTTTCTAGCTTTGTTCCCGAAGAAAACATCATCATCGGTAATGTAGCCTTCTACGGAGCCACCGGAGGCGAGGCCTATATTGGCGGAGTCGCCGGGGAGCGCTTCTGTGTGCGGAACTCTGGAGTCCGGACTGTGGTGGAAGCAGTAGGAGATCATGCCTGTGAGTACATGACGGGCGGAAAAGTGATCGTCCTCGGTAGTACCGGGCGCAATTTTGGCGCTGGGATGAGTGGCGGGATTGCCTACGTCTTGGATGAAGCGGGGGATTTTGCCAGCCGTTGTAATACCGAGATGTCGGACTTAGAAACCTTGGAAGATCCCGAAGAGATCACCGAGATTCACCAAATGATCCAAAACCACGCTAAATATACCCAAAGTCGGAAAGCACAACAGGTTTTAGAGAATTGGGAGGAAATGCGACCCAAGTTCGTGAAAGTTATGCCTCGGGATTACAAACGGGTGCTACAAGCCATCCAGAAGGCTCTACAAGCGGGTTTAAGTGGCGATGATGCCCTAAGCGCTGCTTTTGAAGAGAATGCCCGTGATGTGGCTCGAATTGGGGGTAGTTAA